A DNA window from Paenibacillus sp. HWE-109 contains the following coding sequences:
- a CDS encoding sugar ABC transporter substrate-binding protein: MKSSLKAISLLVVILLFTIVAAACGSSSKVSVGIVLPTKDEPRWVQDEQRFKDALNGTKYTTEILFSQGSSAKEKENVDALIAKGIKVLIICPQDGDAAAASVEAAKKAGIQVISYDRLITNTDAVNYYVTFDSVAVGKAQAKYLVDHAKGKGQPLYLYAGAASDNNAFLFFQGAWSVLQPKIADGTFKVANSSEAVTLQSTAELSRDQLSKIIGQVTTNWDANEAKNKAQTHLTAASADKKGDVAILAPNDGTARSIADVFATDKAITSFFVTGQDAEKASIQYIIDSKQSMTVFKDVRTLVKDAMGMAVSILDGKPPETTGSYKNGKIDVKAKQTNVIVVEKSNVKSALIDSGYYQASDFKGL, encoded by the coding sequence ATGAAAAGCAGTTTGAAAGCGATTTCTCTACTGGTAGTCATCCTGTTGTTTACCATTGTAGCAGCAGCGTGCGGGTCGAGCAGCAAAGTGAGTGTAGGTATTGTTTTGCCAACGAAAGATGAACCTAGATGGGTTCAGGATGAGCAAAGATTCAAAGATGCGTTAAACGGTACGAAATATACGACCGAAATTTTGTTCAGCCAAGGTTCTTCCGCGAAAGAAAAGGAAAACGTGGATGCTTTGATTGCCAAAGGAATCAAGGTTCTCATTATTTGTCCACAAGACGGTGACGCAGCCGCAGCTTCTGTTGAAGCAGCCAAAAAAGCCGGTATCCAGGTCATTTCTTATGACCGCTTGATTACGAATACGGATGCCGTTAACTACTATGTTACATTCGACAGCGTCGCTGTAGGTAAAGCACAAGCTAAATATTTGGTGGATCATGCCAAAGGCAAAGGCCAACCTCTGTACTTGTATGCTGGCGCAGCCTCTGATAACAACGCATTCTTGTTCTTCCAAGGCGCTTGGTCAGTGCTTCAACCAAAAATTGCTGACGGCACGTTCAAAGTTGCGAACTCCAGCGAAGCTGTGACCCTGCAATCTACTGCTGAACTCAGCCGTGATCAATTAAGCAAAATCATTGGTCAGGTGACAACGAACTGGGATGCGAACGAAGCAAAGAACAAAGCTCAAACCCATTTGACTGCTGCTTCTGCGGATAAAAAAGGCGATGTCGCGATTTTGGCGCCAAATGACGGGACAGCTCGCTCCATTGCGGATGTATTCGCAACAGATAAAGCGATCACGAGTTTCTTCGTGACAGGTCAAGATGCGGAGAAAGCTTCCATTCAGTACATTATTGACAGCAAACAATCGATGACGGTTTTCAAAGATGTTCGTACACTAGTGAAAGATGCTATGGGCATGGCAGTTTCCATCCTGGACGGTAAACCACCAGAAACGACGGGCTCCTACAAGAACGGTAAGATTGATGTAAAAGCGAAACAAACGAACGTGATTGTTGTTGAGAAAAGCAATGTTAAATCTGCACTTATTGATTCCGGTTACTACCAAGCCAGTGATTTTAAAGGTCTATAA
- a CDS encoding sugar ABC transporter ATP-binding protein gives MNEWILEMKQISKEFTGVKALSHVDFKVSTGEIHCLIGENGAGKSTLMKVLSGVYPHGTYSGDIVFEGNVQQFSRISDSVQAGIAIIYQELALFPDLTVYENIYAGNEVRKGLLVDWNQTILQSKEMLRKVKLTVSPEVLVKDLGVGKQQLIEIAKALSKKVKLLILDEPTAALNETESENLLELLRELKHQGITSIMISHKLKEVIAIADRVTVLRDGQTICTLDASKGEISESVIIKNMVGREIEDIYPKRANKQIGDPLLAIHNWTAYDVQLGREVVKDVHMHVNKGEIVGIAGLMGSGRTELAQSIFGNPKAYKLHGDLYQDGVKKVFKHPRDAIDSGIAYVTEDRKGDGLFLIQDIKQNMSVANLNAISSQGVINNNEEVKIANHYKQSLNVKASSIEQTVGHLSGGNQQKVSLGKWLFVNPSLLILDEPTRGIDVGAKFEIYTIMNKLISEGMSIIMISSELTEVLGMSDRVYVMAEGKITGELSIEEADQETIMKLATH, from the coding sequence ATGAATGAATGGATATTAGAAATGAAGCAGATTTCCAAAGAATTCACAGGTGTCAAAGCACTCTCGCATGTTGATTTTAAGGTGAGCACCGGTGAAATTCACTGCTTGATCGGCGAAAATGGCGCGGGAAAATCGACGTTGATGAAAGTGCTGAGCGGCGTCTATCCCCATGGTACTTACTCGGGGGATATCGTCTTTGAGGGCAACGTGCAGCAGTTCTCCAGAATCAGTGACAGTGTTCAGGCAGGCATTGCTATCATTTATCAGGAGTTAGCCCTGTTTCCCGATCTTACTGTTTATGAAAATATTTATGCCGGGAATGAAGTGAGGAAAGGCCTGTTGGTGGACTGGAATCAAACGATACTTCAATCCAAAGAAATGCTGAGGAAAGTGAAGCTCACTGTTAGTCCTGAAGTGCTGGTCAAAGATTTGGGCGTTGGCAAACAACAGCTAATTGAAATCGCCAAGGCTTTAAGCAAGAAGGTCAAACTGCTCATCTTGGATGAGCCAACCGCAGCGCTGAATGAAACCGAGAGTGAAAACTTGCTGGAGCTTTTGAGAGAGCTCAAGCATCAAGGGATTACTAGTATTATGATTTCTCACAAGCTGAAAGAGGTTATAGCCATTGCGGATAGAGTGACCGTTCTGCGTGATGGTCAGACAATTTGTACCTTGGATGCTTCCAAAGGGGAAATTTCCGAAAGTGTGATTATCAAAAACATGGTCGGCCGTGAAATCGAGGATATCTATCCGAAAAGAGCAAATAAACAGATTGGCGATCCCCTTCTAGCTATTCATAATTGGACTGCCTACGATGTTCAGCTGGGCAGAGAAGTTGTGAAAGACGTTCACATGCACGTTAACAAAGGTGAGATTGTAGGTATTGCGGGGTTAATGGGTTCGGGTCGGACTGAACTGGCACAAAGTATTTTTGGCAACCCCAAAGCGTATAAGCTGCATGGGGATCTTTACCAAGATGGTGTGAAAAAAGTGTTCAAACATCCAAGGGATGCTATCGATTCCGGGATCGCCTATGTGACCGAGGATCGCAAAGGGGATGGCTTATTTCTAATTCAGGATATTAAGCAAAATATGTCTGTAGCCAATTTGAACGCAATTTCTTCACAGGGTGTTATTAACAATAATGAAGAAGTGAAAATCGCTAATCATTATAAACAATCTTTGAATGTTAAAGCGTCCTCGATCGAACAAACCGTTGGTCATTTGAGCGGAGGGAATCAGCAAAAAGTGTCGCTGGGCAAATGGTTATTTGTTAATCCTAGCTTGCTTATTCTGGATGAACCTACACGTGGAATTGACGTTGGTGCTAAATTTGAAATTTATACAATAATGAATAAGCTGATTAGCGAAGGCATGAGCATCATCATGATTTCGTCGGAGTTGACGGAAGTATTAGGAATGAGTGATCGTGTCTATGTCATGGCTGAAGGGAAAATAACAGGCGAGCTATCGATTGAAGAAGCTGATCAAGAAACCATAATGAAGCTTGCTACGCATTAG
- a CDS encoding sugar ABC transporter permease has translation MPFYQEAKSLIKHNIRDYGMYIALFIIMATFSIMTDGLFMSSRNISNLIDATGYIAVLAVGMTLVIVIRHIDLSVGFAAGFLGAITAVLLTQAGVPFYLTIPIILVLGIVVGLFNGLLVAQFGIPSFVASLAGMLIFRGALLRVTEKTGTIIIKDDHFNAIGNGFIPAIAKVNGLNLLSLIVGAVIIVIYLYSELSKRRSKLKYQFEVISKPIFAVKLIFVSAIIAYITWILAGYNGFSWTVIVVLLVVVVYHFLTSSTVLGRHIYAVGSNPEAANLSGISVKKITYIVFGSMGMLSALSGILFTARLQSATTTAGTLFELDAIAAAYVGGVSAAGGVGKVTGSIIGAIVMASLSSGMNLLGIGISYQYMIRGAVLAIAVIFDVVTRKKRA, from the coding sequence GTGCCATTTTATCAGGAAGCAAAATCTTTGATCAAACATAATATTCGGGATTATGGGATGTATATAGCCTTATTTATTATTATGGCAACCTTCTCCATTATGACGGATGGATTATTCATGTCATCACGCAACATCAGCAATTTAATTGATGCTACAGGCTATATTGCTGTACTGGCAGTAGGGATGACGCTTGTTATTGTCATTCGCCATATTGATCTATCCGTTGGTTTTGCAGCGGGATTTCTAGGGGCGATTACTGCGGTGCTACTGACACAGGCAGGAGTTCCATTTTACTTGACGATACCTATTATTCTCGTTCTTGGTATTGTTGTTGGTTTATTCAATGGTTTATTGGTCGCTCAATTCGGGATTCCGTCCTTTGTCGCTTCCTTGGCGGGGATGCTGATTTTTAGAGGCGCTTTGCTGCGTGTAACGGAAAAAACGGGTACGATTATTATTAAAGATGATCATTTCAATGCAATCGGCAACGGATTTATTCCAGCTATCGCTAAAGTGAATGGATTAAATTTGCTTTCGCTCATCGTGGGTGCTGTGATCATTGTCATTTATTTGTACAGCGAATTATCCAAGCGCAGGAGTAAGCTCAAGTATCAATTTGAGGTTATTTCCAAACCTATTTTTGCGGTCAAACTAATTTTTGTTTCGGCAATTATTGCGTATATTACTTGGATTCTCGCTGGGTACAATGGATTTTCTTGGACGGTAATTGTTGTTTTGCTGGTCGTGGTTGTGTACCACTTTCTGACCAGTTCGACGGTATTAGGACGACATATTTATGCCGTAGGCAGCAACCCGGAAGCAGCGAATTTAAGCGGGATCAGTGTGAAGAAGATTACGTACATCGTGTTTGGTTCGATGGGGATGCTTTCGGCCTTATCGGGGATTCTGTTCACAGCCAGGTTGCAATCGGCTACGACGACAGCAGGCACTTTATTTGAACTAGATGCCATTGCAGCCGCCTATGTGGGTGGGGTTTCAGCCGCAGGCGGCGTTGGTAAAGTGACAGGCTCGATTATCGGAGCGATCGTCATGGCGTCGTTATCCAGCGGGATGAATTTACTCGGGATCGGGATCTCGTACCAGTATATGATCCGTGGCGCGGTGCTGGCTATTGCTGTTATTTTCGATGTCGTTACGCGGAAAAAGAGAGCCTGA
- a CDS encoding response regulator transcription factor: protein MNIIIVDDEPTIRAGLRVLLANCFESLVVTGEARNGKEALQLLEDTRADVMLTDIRMPVMDGLQLIQSVKDRYPHIECIILTGHSDFEYARLALQFGVTDYLVKPITQEKMNEAILRVIGRNPNHWITQLSAGIMRELKRTVDNIVKGIASGDRLSLLQAAAMWQQNCQTWSLSPTLQKHLIGYIKLAYETELLASWPSMPVLGSALGSALGSAEINEQEAYERWTIDLADKANWISTRTSPRNRRIYEQVLSYLDNHYANPALTIHDIAAHCGITAAYLSKLIRDTANRPLTALLSELRMDKAKEQLKQLDHSKLSVVAENCGFGDYPHFSKLFKKMHGISPQEFRDKRS, encoded by the coding sequence GTGAATATTATTATTGTCGATGACGAACCGACCATTCGCGCCGGGCTGCGCGTACTGCTTGCGAACTGCTTTGAGAGCCTGGTCGTTACGGGCGAAGCCCGCAATGGCAAAGAGGCGCTGCAGCTTCTGGAAGATACCCGCGCTGATGTGATGCTCACCGATATCCGCATGCCAGTTATGGATGGTTTGCAGTTGATTCAATCGGTGAAGGATCGGTATCCGCACATTGAATGCATTATCTTAACCGGTCATTCCGATTTCGAATATGCACGCCTGGCTTTGCAGTTCGGCGTAACTGATTATCTCGTCAAACCCATAACGCAAGAAAAAATGAATGAAGCCATTCTTAGGGTCATTGGCCGCAATCCGAATCATTGGATCACCCAACTATCTGCGGGTATTATGCGCGAACTTAAACGAACCGTCGACAATATTGTGAAAGGAATTGCATCCGGGGACCGTTTAAGCCTTCTCCAAGCTGCAGCCATGTGGCAGCAAAATTGTCAAACTTGGAGTCTTAGTCCTACCTTGCAGAAACACCTGATCGGGTATATCAAACTAGCCTATGAGACAGAACTGCTGGCATCCTGGCCCTCCATGCCTGTTCTGGGCAGCGCTCTGGGCAGCGCTCTGGGCAGCGCTGAAATTAATGAACAGGAAGCTTATGAACGCTGGACAATCGACTTGGCTGACAAAGCAAATTGGATTTCAACGCGTACTTCACCACGCAATCGACGAATTTACGAGCAAGTCTTGTCGTATCTGGATAACCACTATGCTAATCCTGCATTGACGATTCATGACATCGCTGCACACTGCGGCATTACGGCAGCCTATTTAAGCAAATTAATTCGCGATACCGCCAATCGTCCGCTAACGGCATTGCTTTCTGAGCTGCGAATGGACAAAGCCAAGGAACAATTAAAGCAGCTGGATCATAGCAAGCTGTCCGTTGTCGCCGAAAATTGCGGGTTTGGCGACTACCCTCATTTCTCCAAACTATTCAAAAAAATGCACGGCATTTCACCCCAAGAGTTCAGGGACAAACGATCGTAG
- a CDS encoding sensor histidine kinase — protein MPSMIQLWMNRSLRTKLFVLMIVVAVIPNIVTNMITQIYYRDMTKEIELDRMQRAIHQTSSNLDATLKTIVSDMFYFIAYSDQGDELLEADATPGGLTEDLRKAAKQLGNFRMRYPEFVDSVFFYRDDGVFFHDSGLSLNETVDPYRMQWYSHFQQKTSEIWGQPSEEALFNQDKSAKTVYVMMGMYGLLSHDGMLVVRINPDIFGKYFQHLTSANTTIRIQNNQGDTLFDSSTTTPGVSDEQPVQFQERVADDEFVIHVSISESLIYQRINQIKKINTLIVSLSIILAFMLSLLFSSTLTKQLRKLLQLMRIVEKGDFQVAAPVPYQDEISKLSHVFNQMVKKISHLIREVYDTRMETMAAQLRQREAVILAMQNQINPHFLYNTLETINCRAIIHQTPDISVMCTSLASFFRYAIEKQQIIVPLHKEIEHVKTYLRIQEERFGELLVDIDIPDELFPCPTVKLTLQPLLENAFNYGFTAEGEYGLRIWGEEADGNCLIFIEDNGVGMAEDKRDYFNHLFIDDLTEESDNHAAATSKWGEQDESNDAVISAIPISTGIGMLNVHRRIRLLFGHPFGLYLLSTPGGGVTVRMTLPWKNTEVPL, from the coding sequence ATGCCGTCTATGATCCAGCTCTGGATGAATCGCTCTTTGCGAACGAAACTATTTGTACTCATGATTGTGGTCGCCGTCATTCCGAATATCGTGACCAATATGATTACACAAATTTACTATCGGGACATGACCAAGGAAATTGAGCTGGACCGCATGCAGCGCGCGATTCATCAGACCAGCTCCAATCTGGATGCAACGCTGAAAACAATCGTCTCCGACATGTTCTATTTCATCGCCTATTCCGATCAGGGTGATGAACTCTTGGAAGCAGATGCCACGCCAGGCGGGCTGACCGAAGACTTGCGGAAAGCTGCCAAGCAGCTGGGTAATTTCCGCATGCGCTACCCTGAGTTTGTCGATTCCGTCTTTTTCTATCGAGATGATGGTGTTTTCTTTCATGACTCCGGATTGTCTCTGAATGAAACCGTTGATCCGTATCGTATGCAGTGGTATTCTCACTTTCAACAGAAAACAAGTGAAATCTGGGGACAACCTTCCGAGGAAGCGCTTTTTAATCAAGATAAATCCGCCAAAACCGTTTATGTAATGATGGGGATGTATGGCCTGCTCTCGCATGATGGCATGCTTGTCGTTCGTATTAATCCAGATATTTTCGGCAAATATTTTCAACATCTAACTAGCGCTAATACCACCATCCGCATTCAAAATAACCAAGGTGACACGCTTTTCGATTCGTCCACCACCACTCCAGGTGTTTCGGATGAACAGCCCGTCCAGTTTCAAGAGCGCGTGGCAGACGATGAGTTTGTCATCCATGTCAGCATCAGTGAAAGCCTTATTTATCAACGTATTAATCAAATCAAGAAAATCAATACCCTCATTGTCAGCCTTTCCATCATCTTGGCCTTTATGCTTTCCCTGCTGTTCTCATCCACCTTAACCAAACAATTGAGAAAATTGCTGCAGCTTATGCGCATTGTCGAAAAGGGCGATTTCCAGGTAGCTGCCCCTGTTCCTTATCAGGATGAAATCAGTAAGCTAAGCCATGTTTTCAATCAAATGGTCAAAAAGATTTCCCACTTGATCAGGGAGGTTTATGATACTAGGATGGAGACAATGGCCGCTCAGCTGCGGCAGCGCGAAGCCGTTATTCTCGCCATGCAAAATCAAATAAATCCGCATTTTTTATATAACACCCTTGAAACTATTAACTGCCGTGCGATTATTCATCAGACACCGGACATCAGCGTAATGTGTACCTCACTGGCCAGCTTCTTTCGCTATGCCATCGAGAAGCAGCAAATTATCGTTCCCCTGCACAAAGAAATTGAGCATGTGAAGACCTATTTGCGCATACAGGAAGAAAGGTTCGGCGAACTGTTAGTGGATATCGACATTCCAGATGAGCTATTCCCCTGCCCGACTGTTAAACTGACTTTGCAACCTTTGCTTGAGAACGCATTCAATTATGGTTTTACCGCTGAAGGCGAGTATGGACTTCGGATTTGGGGGGAAGAAGCGGATGGTAACTGCCTAATCTTCATTGAAGACAATGGAGTAGGGATGGCTGAGGATAAGCGCGACTACTTCAATCATTTGTTCATTGATGACCTTACAGAAGAATCGGATAATCATGCAGCCGCAACGTCCAAATGGGGTGAGCAAGATGAGAGTAATGATGCAGTCATCTCCGCCATCCCGATTTCTACAGGAATCGGGATGCTGAACGTTCATCGCCGGATTCGGTTGCTGTTTGGCCATCCATTTGGCTTATATTTGCTGTCCACGCCAGGCGGCGGCGTCACAGTCAGAATGACACTGCCTTGGAAAAATACGGAGGTGCCCCTGTGA
- a CDS encoding carbohydrate ABC transporter permease, giving the protein MNRSTGSKRRRADNLSAYLMMTPGFALYAVFVFLPMLWVLYISFTSYDGAGTPRWVGLDNFAYALKDQVWWNAVWNTFIFALFKILIEAPLALILAIILNKKVFAANWFRTIFFLPHLVSMAVMGVIFYFLLRPVDGVINGVLEMLHLIGAPVDFLGSPFWSMTCLILIGIWSGFGVNMIYFLIGLQTIPKELYECADLEGASETRKLIRITIPMLGPIFSIIVMMMIVYTLKTFDIVKVLTDGGPYGKTEIMFTYIYRYFFSDSMTSQQQGYGSALSIIATVIIGVISVLYFRMQRKTQHQE; this is encoded by the coding sequence ATGAATAGATCTACCGGCTCGAAGCGGCGAAGAGCAGATAATTTGTCTGCCTATTTGATGATGACGCCAGGATTTGCGCTATATGCCGTGTTTGTCTTTCTTCCCATGCTGTGGGTGCTTTATATCAGTTTTACAAGCTATGACGGCGCAGGGACGCCTCGATGGGTAGGACTGGATAATTTTGCTTATGCACTAAAGGATCAGGTCTGGTGGAATGCAGTATGGAATACCTTCATTTTTGCTTTGTTTAAGATACTCATTGAAGCACCGCTTGCGCTGATTCTAGCGATCATTTTGAACAAGAAAGTATTCGCAGCCAATTGGTTTCGCACGATCTTCTTTTTGCCTCATTTGGTCAGTATGGCTGTTATGGGCGTCATCTTTTATTTCCTGCTGCGTCCTGTAGATGGTGTAATCAATGGTGTTCTGGAGATGCTGCATCTAATCGGGGCGCCTGTCGATTTCTTGGGTTCGCCCTTCTGGTCGATGACGTGTTTAATCTTGATTGGGATCTGGAGCGGATTTGGGGTCAATATGATCTACTTTCTCATTGGCTTGCAGACGATTCCCAAAGAATTGTATGAATGCGCAGATCTTGAAGGAGCGAGCGAGACTAGAAAATTAATCCGTATTACGATTCCTATGCTGGGGCCGATCTTCTCCATCATTGTCATGATGATGATCGTGTACACGCTAAAAACGTTCGATATCGTCAAAGTGCTTACAGATGGAGGGCCATACGGAAAGACGGAAATCATGTTTACCTATATCTACCGCTATTTTTTCAGTGATTCCATGACCTCCCAGCAGCAGGGCTATGGTTCAGCGCTAAGTATCATTGCAACCGTTATCATCGGGGTCATATCTGTCTTATATTTCCGCATGCAACGTAAAACACAGCATCAAGAATGA
- a CDS encoding carbohydrate ABC transporter permease codes for MFVSTKNQNRRYKLLIPSFLKISFLLVIAAITLFPIVYAFFASFKPLHELMSEGSSLLPKTWRWANYREVWELSNFARYFKNSIFVTFFSVVIIMINSSMFGFVLARKRILATRIVEVLFSATIFASFGSALLFPIMKIALQFHILNLYGVVIVQAAGGLLVNTFLIKSFIQTLSKEIDEAAVIDGASFFQIYRLIALPIMRPMLASVALFSFQASWNDFLLPLVFTLANPDWRTVIIGVYSLRSSAAGATSWHFMMAGSMIALMPIVLLFLLLQKQFITSLSGGALKG; via the coding sequence ATGTTCGTATCAACGAAAAATCAAAATAGGAGATATAAGCTGCTAATCCCCTCCTTTTTGAAAATCAGCTTTCTGCTCGTTATAGCTGCAATCACTTTATTTCCTATTGTGTACGCCTTCTTTGCATCGTTCAAACCGCTTCATGAACTGATGTCGGAAGGTTCCTCGCTGCTGCCCAAAACATGGCGTTGGGCCAATTACCGAGAGGTTTGGGAGTTGTCTAATTTCGCGAGATATTTCAAAAACAGTATTTTTGTAACTTTCTTTAGTGTTGTTATTATCATGATAAATTCATCGATGTTTGGCTTCGTTCTGGCCAGGAAGAGGATATTGGCAACACGTATTGTGGAGGTCTTATTTTCAGCTACGATATTTGCAAGTTTCGGTTCAGCCCTGTTATTCCCGATTATGAAAATTGCCTTGCAGTTTCACATTCTTAACTTATATGGGGTAGTCATTGTGCAGGCTGCTGGTGGTTTACTAGTCAATACCTTTCTGATTAAATCATTCATACAGACGCTTAGCAAAGAAATCGATGAAGCAGCCGTGATAGATGGTGCTAGTTTCTTTCAAATTTATCGGTTGATTGCCTTGCCAATCATGCGTCCGATGTTAGCCAGTGTTGCCTTGTTTTCTTTCCAAGCTTCATGGAATGACTTTCTATTGCCACTGGTCTTTACGCTTGCGAATCCGGATTGGCGGACAGTCATTATCGGTGTGTACTCGCTTAGGAGCAGTGCCGCAGGTGCCACTTCTTGGCATTTTATGATGGCGGGCTCGATGATTGCCTTAATGCCTATCGTGCTGCTTTTTCTACTGCTGCAAAAACAATTCATAACTTCGTTGTCTGGCGGCGCGCTAAAAGGATAA
- a CDS encoding ABC transporter substrate-binding protein, which yields MSTHYNKKMKSVLSVIVIPFVAMSMLSACGTSSENKSNNASASASAGSQPTTADKAPAKEPVTITAWSNDRSAMDVVTEQVKQFNSANKDVQINYVVQSDDYAKVLTLALQTNQAPDIFTRVGGIDYDKNKWVLPIEGLVDQKLISTLKPFTSGKSPDGKLYSLPTTAITSRLIYNKDLFRSAGLDPEKPPVTFSEMKAAAKKITEAGKGESYGIGIPLKYVGYVDWGIDPLIAAGNGDLSSSTYNVKTGKFEMDKYKPAVEMVREIIKNKWAFPGASSLDNDPMRSAFADGKIGMFVAQTWDVGVLNDQFKSKADWGVAALPVPDGTVNSGGVASTGGSWSIWSGSKHPKEAAKVFEFFNGKQMSQVLQKAGKIIALNPEAADPAYASNAKGSVGFLVKPTERSMMWPPSSFMEVKGKTYRETLTELFLTDKPIEPALQQLNDIYNGAYDTALAAGKFKKEDYTR from the coding sequence ATGTCAACCCATTACAACAAGAAAATGAAGTCGGTATTATCCGTAATCGTTATACCATTTGTAGCTATGAGTATGCTCAGTGCCTGCGGCACTTCATCAGAAAATAAGAGCAATAATGCAAGCGCTTCCGCATCGGCGGGCTCGCAGCCCACAACAGCTGACAAAGCTCCAGCCAAAGAGCCCGTTACCATAACCGCGTGGTCCAACGACAGATCAGCCATGGATGTAGTGACGGAGCAAGTGAAACAATTTAATAGCGCTAATAAAGATGTTCAAATTAATTATGTCGTGCAAAGCGATGACTATGCCAAAGTGTTAACGCTTGCTTTGCAAACCAATCAAGCGCCTGATATTTTCACCCGGGTTGGCGGCATCGACTATGACAAGAATAAGTGGGTGCTACCGATTGAAGGGCTTGTTGACCAGAAGCTAATCAGCACTCTCAAGCCCTTTACTTCGGGCAAAAGTCCAGATGGAAAGCTATATTCACTGCCAACGACGGCGATCACCTCGCGTCTCATTTATAACAAGGATTTATTCCGCAGTGCAGGTCTTGACCCGGAGAAACCGCCGGTTACATTTAGTGAAATGAAGGCTGCAGCCAAGAAAATTACCGAAGCGGGCAAAGGCGAATCATACGGGATAGGGATTCCGCTTAAATATGTCGGATACGTGGATTGGGGAATTGACCCGCTTATCGCTGCGGGCAACGGGGATCTCTCGTCGTCAACGTACAATGTGAAAACCGGCAAGTTCGAAATGGATAAATACAAACCAGCCGTCGAAATGGTTCGCGAGATCATCAAAAACAAATGGGCTTTCCCCGGCGCCAGCAGTTTGGACAATGACCCGATGCGCTCTGCCTTTGCAGACGGCAAAATCGGCATGTTTGTTGCCCAAACCTGGGATGTCGGCGTGCTGAATGATCAGTTCAAAAGCAAAGCAGATTGGGGTGTAGCTGCACTGCCGGTACCGGATGGAACGGTAAATTCGGGAGGCGTTGCCTCAACCGGCGGCTCCTGGTCGATCTGGTCCGGCTCCAAACATCCCAAAGAAGCAGCCAAAGTATTCGAGTTCTTCAACGGCAAGCAGATGAGTCAGGTATTGCAAAAGGCGGGCAAAATTATTGCCCTCAACCCGGAGGCGGCAGATCCTGCTTATGCGTCGAACGCCAAAGGATCGGTGGGATTCCTGGTTAAACCGACGGAGCGATCCATGATGTGGCCGCCAAGCTCGTTCATGGAAGTGAAAGGTAAAACGTATCGGGAAACACTCACAGAGTTATTCCTAACGGATAAACCGATTGAACCGGCCCTTCAGCAGTTGAACGACATCTATAATGGCGCTTACGATACGGCACTTGCCGCTGGCAAGTTCAAGAAAGAAGATTATACGAGATAA